The Parvibaculaceae bacterium PLY_AMNH_Bact1 genome window below encodes:
- a CDS encoding alpha/beta fold hydrolase (Derived by automated computational analysis using gene prediction method: Protein Homology.): MTYDHFTLPTSPNDQCPVVHRWQGEEKPRAILIVAHGMGEHALRYARLAAAMNAAGFIVYANDHRGHGATVPDASKLGEYGEAGWRGLVDDEKEVIARAKKDFPGLPVVLMGHSMGSMVVQHLLTEASDLVDAAALSGTTAVDVMAAAVADPEANVFETLNAAFAPTRTESDWLSRDEAEVDKYVADPLCGFTVSDAASASLGEAGIAYSMPEAISKVRKDLPLYIFSGDLDPVGLNGELVRLVAERYRDAGIRNIDLKLYKDARHELFNETNRQEVTTDFVDWAKKSVGLG; encoded by the coding sequence TTGACTTACGATCATTTCACATTACCGACATCGCCAAATGATCAGTGTCCGGTCGTTCACCGCTGGCAGGGCGAAGAAAAGCCACGCGCCATTCTCATTGTCGCTCACGGTATGGGCGAGCACGCCCTGCGCTACGCACGACTTGCCGCTGCGATGAACGCAGCTGGCTTCATTGTCTATGCCAACGACCACAGGGGGCATGGTGCAACCGTGCCCGATGCCTCAAAATTAGGCGAATATGGCGAAGCGGGCTGGCGCGGTCTTGTGGATGATGAAAAGGAGGTGATTGCACGTGCAAAAAAAGACTTCCCCGGATTGCCTGTTGTTTTGATGGGGCATTCAATGGGCTCTATGGTGGTGCAGCATCTGCTGACAGAAGCCAGTGACCTGGTCGATGCGGCCGCTTTGAGCGGAACGACAGCTGTGGACGTCATGGCCGCCGCTGTTGCTGATCCCGAAGCGAATGTTTTTGAAACTTTGAACGCGGCATTTGCGCCAACACGGACAGAGTCTGATTGGCTCAGCCGTGACGAGGCAGAGGTCGACAAATATGTCGCCGACCCCCTCTGTGGATTCACCGTATCAGATGCCGCCTCTGCCTCTTTGGGAGAGGCAGGCATCGCCTATTCAATGCCGGAAGCAATCAGCAAAGTGCGCAAAGACCTGCCTCTTTACATCTTCTCCGGAGATCTCGATCCGGTGGGCTTAAACGGTGAATTGGTTCGCCTTGTTGCAGAGCGATATCGCGATGCGGGGATTCGAAATATAGATCTAAAGCTCTATAAAGACGCCCGCCACGAGCTGTTTAATGAGACGAATCGACAAGAAGTGACCACCGATTTTGTGGACTGGGCCAAAAAATCTGTCGGGTTAGGCTAA
- a CDS encoding DUF3336 domain-containing protein (Derived by automated computational analysis using gene prediction method: Protein Homology. GO_function: GO:0004806 - triglyceride lipase activity [Evidence IEA]; GO_process: GO:0006629 - lipid metabolic process [Evidence IEA]), which translates to MKNAQKRMDDATSYAEWKEAAHEHDVLSGAEDWKRQEHSSRYDYATIRERLREIRKARDTGDDRALLFALNEGIHGNLGGMGKPSLYTQSKIGTKRLITDYVEEVTRSLIHISKVRSNVITKAEKLDFFHRASHCFGRSALMLSGAGALGPFHIGVIKTLAQEGLLPRVISGSSAGALTAAVIGTHSDEELVPFFEADIEIEAAIEEAHVTSVLGWRDRIQTEDLREMVEAWIPDLTFAEAFQLTGRHINVSVAPTKKLQASRLLNAITSPNVLVREAVMASCAVPGVFPPVMLMARDADGEKQPYLSDMRWIDGSVTDDMPAKRLARLYGVNHFIASQTNPIILWTIQNPNGESGLFGHLWNLGSRATKEWFRATRNFSDQMTRSLPSVNSALNMFHSVALQEYTADINIIPRRRFWDPRKLLAPLDREEMEYLIEEGEAATWPQVEMIRNCSMISHTLDNLLEEIEGDVVGLYRPTATPVGTKAA; encoded by the coding sequence ATGAAGAACGCGCAAAAAAGGATGGACGACGCCACCAGTTATGCTGAGTGGAAAGAAGCGGCGCACGAGCACGACGTGCTTTCAGGTGCAGAAGACTGGAAGCGCCAGGAGCATTCTAGTCGCTATGACTATGCAACCATCCGCGAGCGTCTTCGGGAAATCCGTAAAGCTCGCGACACAGGTGATGATCGCGCTCTGCTGTTTGCCCTAAATGAAGGCATTCACGGCAATCTGGGCGGCATGGGCAAGCCCTCGCTCTATACACAGTCCAAGATTGGCACCAAACGCCTCATCACTGACTATGTTGAAGAGGTGACACGCTCTCTTATTCACATTTCAAAAGTACGTTCCAACGTCATTACCAAAGCTGAGAAGCTCGACTTTTTCCATAGAGCAAGCCATTGCTTCGGACGGTCGGCTCTGATGTTGAGCGGCGCTGGCGCGTTAGGGCCCTTCCATATCGGTGTGATCAAAACGCTGGCGCAAGAAGGTTTGCTGCCGCGTGTGATTTCTGGATCAAGTGCCGGCGCTCTGACAGCAGCGGTGATCGGGACCCATTCTGACGAAGAGCTTGTTCCTTTCTTTGAAGCGGACATAGAGATTGAAGCGGCAATTGAAGAGGCGCATGTGACCTCGGTGCTGGGGTGGCGTGACCGCATCCAGACAGAGGATCTGCGCGAGATGGTTGAGGCCTGGATCCCAGACCTCACATTTGCCGAGGCGTTCCAGCTCACAGGTCGCCACATCAATGTCTCAGTCGCACCCACCAAGAAGCTGCAGGCCTCACGTCTGCTGAACGCGATTACCTCGCCGAATGTGCTGGTGCGCGAAGCCGTGATGGCATCTTGCGCTGTGCCTGGCGTCTTTCCACCGGTCATGCTGATGGCGCGGGATGCTGATGGGGAAAAACAGCCTTATCTCTCAGACATGCGCTGGATTGATGGATCGGTCACCGATGACATGCCGGCAAAACGCCTGGCGCGCCTCTATGGTGTGAACCACTTCATTGCAAGCCAGACCAATCCGATCATCCTGTGGACCATTCAAAACCCGAATGGTGAAAGTGGCCTGTTTGGCCATCTTTGGAATTTGGGCAGCAGGGCCACGAAGGAATGGTTCCGGGCTACCCGCAACTTCTCTGACCAGATGACCCGCAGTCTTCCGAGCGTGAACTCAGCGCTCAACATGTTCCACTCTGTGGCATTGCAGGAATATACGGCAGACATCAACATCATCCCGCGTCGTCGCTTCTGGGACCCGCGCAAACTCCTGGCCCCACTCGATCGCGAAGAGATGGAATACCTCATTGAAGAGGGGGAGGCCGCGACCTGGCCACAGGTGGAGATGATCCGCAATTGCAGCATGATCAGCCACACGCTGGACAATCTGTTGGAAGAAATCGAAGGCGACGTGGTTGGCCTCTATCGGCCGACGGCAACGCCAGTCGGGACGAAAGCCGCATAA
- the nhaA gene encoding Na+/H+ antiporter NhaA (Derived by automated computational analysis using gene prediction method: Protein Homology. GO_function: GO:0015385 - sodium:proton antiporter activity [Evidence IEA]; GO_process: GO:0006814 - sodium ion transport [Evidence IEA]; GO_process: GO:1902600 - proton transmembrane transport [Evidence IEA]): protein MGDAVLSKIQEFLKLEAAGGIVLMAAAVLALVIANSVFAGYYDAFLATPVAVEFGALKIAKPLLLWVNDGLMAIFFLLVGLEIKREFLQGELSSRDQAALPFFAAVGGMALPALAYVFIAWGDPVHVRGWAIPAATDIAFALGILSLIGARAPLSLKVLLTAIAIIDDLGAIVIIALFYTENLSVMSLGLAALGLFGLAALNFANVRRLAPYIIVGVFLWVCVLKSGVHATLAGVAIAMALPLRGDTTRDEHGEPPLLRLEHSLLPWVAFGIMPLFGFANAGVSFAGMGLDSFAHPVTAGIIAGLVIGKMAGVFGFAWLVIKSGIAKMPIGANWMQIYGIACLCGVGFTMSLFIGTLAFEDPAYAATVRLGVLTGSLISGVIGYVCLRFLSGAPAAVTR, encoded by the coding sequence GTGGGCGACGCAGTACTTTCCAAAATCCAGGAATTTCTGAAACTAGAAGCCGCAGGTGGCATCGTTTTAATGGCCGCGGCCGTCCTGGCTCTTGTCATCGCGAACTCTGTTTTCGCCGGATATTACGACGCCTTTCTGGCAACGCCGGTCGCTGTGGAGTTTGGTGCGCTCAAGATCGCAAAGCCTCTTCTCCTTTGGGTGAATGACGGCCTGATGGCGATCTTTTTCCTGCTGGTTGGCCTCGAGATTAAGCGGGAATTCCTGCAGGGCGAGCTCTCATCCCGCGATCAGGCGGCGCTTCCCTTTTTCGCGGCTGTTGGCGGCATGGCGCTGCCTGCTCTGGCTTATGTTTTCATTGCCTGGGGGGATCCGGTTCATGTGCGCGGCTGGGCGATCCCAGCAGCAACAGATATTGCTTTTGCGCTCGGCATTCTTTCGCTCATTGGTGCCCGCGCGCCGCTCTCGCTCAAGGTACTTCTGACAGCGATTGCGATCATTGACGATTTAGGCGCCATCGTCATTATCGCGCTGTTCTACACAGAAAATCTCTCGGTCATGTCCTTGGGCCTGGCTGCCCTCGGACTGTTTGGCCTAGCGGCCCTCAACTTTGCAAATGTAAGGCGGTTGGCGCCCTACATCATCGTTGGTGTTTTCCTCTGGGTCTGTGTTCTGAAATCCGGCGTCCATGCCACCCTTGCGGGCGTTGCCATCGCGATGGCATTGCCGCTCAGGGGCGACACGACGCGCGACGAGCATGGTGAACCGCCTCTGCTTAGGTTGGAACACTCTCTGCTTCCCTGGGTGGCTTTTGGCATCATGCCCCTCTTTGGCTTTGCGAATGCCGGTGTCTCCTTCGCTGGCATGGGACTGGACAGCTTCGCCCATCCGGTCACCGCAGGCATCATCGCCGGGCTCGTAATCGGAAAAATGGCAGGCGTCTTTGGCTTTGCCTGGTTGGTCATCAAGTCCGGCATTGCGAAAATGCCCATAGGTGCCAACTGGATGCAGATCTACGGCATTGCCTGTCTGTGCGGTGTGGGCTTCACCATGAGCTTGTTCATCGGCACGCTGGCCTTTGAAGACCCAGCCTACGCGGCGACGGTGCGTCTGGGCGTTTTGACCGGGTCGCTCATCTCAGGTGTCATCGGGTATGTCTGCCTGCGCTTCCTGTCCGGTGCGCCGGCCGCGGTCACTCGGTGA
- a CDS encoding HAD-IB family hydrolase (Derived by automated computational analysis using gene prediction method: Protein Homology. GO_function: GO:0016787 - hydrolase activity [Evidence IEA]; GO_process: GO:0008152 - metabolic process [Evidence IEA]) — MPSYRFLIDEVEKGPSGSHIAAFFDMDRTLIYGFSAQDLMIEQVTSGELSIGEVVNQASHGIQFARGKIDFAEMVNSTAKHLRGQVDSRNYEFGRRVFEKRVASRIYPESRLLIDAHLKKGHVVVIVSAATPYQVEPVANDLGVHSFLCTHLEVKNGICTGKVVEPACYGEGKSIAVRNFIADRNVDLAESYFYSDGDEDLPLLEIVGNPRPLNPNKKLTSVAKSRDWHITRFEGRGRTTAKDVARTGLAYLSAAPAAAAALSAYSINGSARQARNIFQGLWGELSSASIGLELDVKGREHLWSHRPAVFMANHQSAVDAIAVLKLVQSDFTAIAKKEVQSQPVIGQMSEAMGTIFVDRSDNKAAREALQPAVTALKSGTSIIIFPEGTRSPTNKLSKFKKGGFHLAMQAGVPIVPIVLHNTTDAMPKSAFIARPATVHVTVLPPVETADWQIEDLNENIDMVRKMFLKELDQDAVDTSKDVICLAQSGNKPTPPVEDHGSKPKKSKG; from the coding sequence ATGCCAAGCTATCGTTTTCTGATCGATGAAGTGGAAAAGGGACCATCCGGTTCGCATATTGCCGCTTTTTTCGACATGGACCGGACGTTGATTTATGGCTTTTCCGCACAGGATCTGATGATAGAGCAGGTGACCAGTGGGGAGCTCTCTATTGGTGAGGTTGTTAATCAGGCCTCTCACGGAATTCAGTTTGCCCGCGGCAAGATCGATTTTGCGGAAATGGTGAATAGCACCGCGAAACACCTGCGCGGCCAGGTTGATAGCCGAAATTATGAATTTGGTCGGCGCGTCTTCGAGAAGCGTGTTGCTTCTCGTATTTACCCAGAATCCAGACTTCTGATTGATGCACATCTCAAAAAGGGCCATGTGGTCGTAATTGTATCCGCAGCAACGCCCTATCAGGTGGAACCCGTCGCAAATGATCTGGGCGTTCACAGCTTTCTCTGCACCCATCTGGAAGTAAAAAACGGTATCTGCACCGGCAAGGTGGTTGAGCCTGCCTGCTATGGCGAAGGGAAATCCATCGCCGTCCGCAACTTCATTGCCGATCGCAATGTCGACCTCGCGGAAAGCTATTTCTACAGTGATGGGGATGAAGATCTTCCGCTCCTGGAAATTGTCGGCAACCCGCGTCCACTCAACCCGAACAAGAAGCTGACCTCTGTCGCTAAGTCTCGTGACTGGCATATCACGCGCTTTGAGGGCCGTGGACGGACGACCGCGAAAGACGTTGCGCGGACAGGGCTTGCTTATCTAAGTGCCGCCCCGGCCGCAGCGGCTGCCTTGTCGGCCTATTCCATCAATGGCTCGGCGCGTCAGGCGCGGAATATCTTCCAGGGTCTCTGGGGAGAGCTGTCATCGGCCTCCATCGGTCTGGAACTCGACGTAAAAGGGCGGGAGCATTTATGGTCTCATCGCCCAGCAGTCTTTATGGCTAACCATCAAAGCGCGGTGGATGCCATCGCCGTCCTGAAACTCGTGCAAAGTGACTTTACAGCGATCGCGAAAAAGGAAGTGCAGTCGCAGCCCGTCATCGGTCAGATGTCCGAAGCCATGGGAACCATCTTCGTGGACCGGTCCGACAATAAAGCGGCCCGTGAGGCGCTGCAGCCAGCGGTGACAGCGCTGAAGAGCGGCACATCGATTATCATTTTCCCTGAAGGTACGCGCAGTCCCACAAACAAACTATCCAAGTTTAAAAAGGGCGGTTTCCATCTGGCTATGCAGGCAGGCGTACCGATCGTGCCGATCGTGCTGCACAATACAACGGACGCAATGCCGAAGAGTGCATTCATTGCCCGGCCAGCGACCGTCCATGTCACGGTGCTGCCACCTGTTGAGACGGCGGATTGGCAGATCGAAGACCTGAATGAAAATATCGATATGGTGCGCAAAATGTTCCTGAAAGAGCTTGATCAGGACGCTGTTGATACGTCTAAGGATGTGATCTGTTTGGCTCAGTCTGGCAACAAGCCGACGCCGCCGGTCGAAGATCATGGAAGCAAGCCTAAAAAAAGTAAGGGCTAA
- a CDS encoding wax ester/triacylglycerol synthase family O-acyltransferase (Derived by automated computational analysis using gene prediction method: Protein Homology.), with product MRRISNTDASFFYADTQRTPSVVGGLMIYDQSTAGRGKVRFKEVLSWIEDRLHLWAPFTQRLVRVPFDLDLPYLAEDPNFDVEFHVRHLSLPKPGDWRQLCILASRLYSRPLDMNRPLWEVNVIEGLDKVEGLPKGSFAVLVKLHHMVVDGMGTVSLLQALHSESQTATRPRAPVKEASSAKPLPSDMAMITKSLPSLARQPLTTAQSALSLVKGELKARRLKSENNVASAPSAPMTRFNKEVSPYRVFEAVDFKLDDFRHIKKLVERASVNDVAIAVCGGAMRRYLAATNELPEESLVAMCPISVRTAPAGMEAGNQITDMTVAMGTDIADPLQRLQAVKMRTDDAKQLAQTRGSEMLESVMGLVSPATASWFFRSAEGMKWISRIKPVCNTFVSNVPGIPHDMYFSGAKLVRSYGLAPLGDGMGIFHAITGYQDQLSVCVTADREMLPDPSFYAECVQASFDEYKALVEDDDGEDQTVVYLE from the coding sequence ATGCGGCGCATATCAAATACTGACGCTTCGTTTTTCTACGCAGACACGCAACGCACACCCAGCGTGGTGGGTGGGTTGATGATCTACGATCAATCAACCGCAGGTCGCGGAAAGGTTCGCTTTAAAGAGGTCCTTTCCTGGATAGAGGACCGTCTCCATCTCTGGGCACCTTTCACACAGCGCCTGGTGCGCGTGCCTTTTGATCTTGACCTGCCTTATTTGGCAGAAGATCCAAATTTCGATGTGGAGTTTCATGTCCGTCACCTGTCATTGCCGAAACCAGGCGATTGGCGTCAGCTTTGTATCCTCGCATCGCGTCTTTATTCTCGCCCGCTGGACATGAACCGCCCGCTTTGGGAAGTGAATGTTATTGAAGGATTGGACAAGGTCGAGGGACTGCCAAAGGGAAGTTTCGCGGTTCTGGTAAAGCTTCATCACATGGTGGTCGACGGGATGGGGACCGTCTCGCTTTTGCAGGCGCTCCACTCAGAGAGCCAGACTGCAACGCGGCCGCGTGCACCCGTAAAAGAAGCTTCCAGCGCCAAGCCATTGCCAAGTGATATGGCGATGATCACAAAATCGCTGCCGTCGCTGGCCAGGCAGCCACTGACGACAGCACAGTCGGCGCTCTCGCTGGTGAAGGGCGAATTAAAAGCCCGGCGGCTCAAGTCCGAAAACAACGTAGCAAGCGCGCCGTCGGCGCCCATGACGAGGTTTAACAAAGAAGTCTCGCCTTACCGCGTCTTTGAAGCGGTGGACTTCAAATTGGATGATTTCAGGCACATCAAAAAACTCGTGGAACGGGCCTCAGTAAATGATGTGGCCATTGCTGTTTGCGGGGGTGCAATGCGCCGCTATCTCGCCGCAACAAACGAGCTGCCAGAAGAGTCACTGGTCGCGATGTGTCCAATTTCTGTGCGGACGGCACCAGCAGGCATGGAAGCTGGCAACCAGATCACGGATATGACCGTTGCCATGGGGACAGACATTGCCGATCCCCTGCAACGGCTTCAGGCGGTGAAAATGCGTACCGATGATGCCAAGCAGTTGGCTCAGACCCGTGGCTCCGAAATGCTGGAAAGTGTGATGGGACTTGTCAGCCCCGCTACGGCATCTTGGTTCTTCCGGTCAGCAGAAGGTATGAAGTGGATTTCCCGCATCAAGCCGGTCTGCAATACGTTTGTCTCGAACGTGCCCGGCATTCCCCATGACATGTATTTCTCCGGCGCGAAGCTTGTCAGGTCTTATGGCCTGGCACCGCTGGGCGACGGCATGGGGATTTTCCACGCAATCACAGGATACCAAGATCAATTGTCGGTCTGTGTCACGGCCGACAGAGAAATGCTGCCTGATCCGTCCTTCTATGCGGAGTGCGTGCAGGCATCGTTTGACGAGTACAAAGCACTGGTTGAAGACGACGATGGGGAAGATCAAACAGTCGTCTATCTTGAATAG
- a CDS encoding glycerol-3-phosphate 1-O-acyltransferase (Derived by automated computational analysis using gene prediction method: Protein Homology. GO_function: GO:0004366 - glycerol-3-phosphate O-acyltransferase activity [Evidence IEA]; GO_process: GO:0008654 - phospholipid biosynthetic process [Evidence IEA]), whose amino-acid sequence MSENVVVQMPERETETVFLVEAGSSFELNCIRKWIEEHPRHSESDAKLVVIGDARDGGHKELKTLMDGGDISGDPWLQPLRVIWKPSEDVRHGKSFVNTWLATVFEKPGRIRQKLMGGSAPDRLRVAEGQGAFLSTVRERFDETWGSEGVRTTRLPEFVVRQAVIALDRAERSIRGARYKVARLLMGDVVSSPSFQRDLGALAGTLGRSLSEVETETKTYLDEMSARQTPVSLDIAMGLYRRACRSHHDGNIDYDSEELEQLRQWMEEGPVVLLVTHKSMLDTMAVSTVLFEHNIPVPLTFGGINLNTFGIGRLAANSGVIFLRRAFQDNDIYKATFRRYVDYLVEKRFSLMWALEGTRSRTGKLLPPRYGLMNYVVESIVRTKTHGLRFVPVSVTYDQITEVDDYVIEQKGQDKKPEGASWFLKFITGKGSDHKIYVRFGEPVTALDVLPAESLNENLQDTDKKKLVEQIAIRSAVRLNDASPINLTSLLTLILLANGPRARTLEGLTRTVCSWMDLVDSRNVPVVGGNDKLRTPSQIEATLTALEENGVVTRHDSGLGAVFHIAAGQYHKAAYYRNTAIHFFVTDAIIELALLHAAEQKDTEMAFWREALALRDLLKFEFYFATREDFLKEVREKMAERDTDWQARLQEGEASARTLLEAREPVVSQGVLRSFIDAYQVLADALVQRGGQPIENKKEFLQICMTYGAQAHLLQRVFSEESLSKTLYETAYKLADHRGLMAESGETLTSDRKIFADQVRSVSRRLEILLGLSISRQTD is encoded by the coding sequence GTGTCGGAAAACGTAGTAGTGCAGATGCCGGAAAGGGAAACGGAAACCGTATTCCTTGTGGAGGCCGGCAGCTCGTTTGAGCTTAATTGCATTCGTAAGTGGATCGAAGAGCATCCGCGCCATTCAGAGAGTGACGCGAAGCTCGTCGTGATTGGCGATGCGCGCGATGGTGGACACAAAGAACTGAAGACGCTGATGGATGGCGGGGACATTTCAGGCGACCCCTGGTTGCAGCCACTTCGGGTCATCTGGAAGCCCAGCGAAGATGTGCGCCACGGCAAGTCATTTGTGAATACGTGGTTGGCGACTGTTTTTGAAAAGCCTGGCCGCATCAGACAAAAGCTGATGGGCGGTTCCGCGCCAGACCGATTGCGGGTGGCGGAAGGACAAGGCGCTTTCTTAAGTACAGTTCGTGAACGCTTTGACGAGACCTGGGGGTCAGAGGGTGTCCGCACCACTCGCTTGCCAGAGTTCGTTGTACGTCAGGCTGTGATTGCTCTTGACCGCGCGGAACGAAGTATTCGTGGGGCACGCTACAAAGTTGCGCGGCTTCTGATGGGAGATGTTGTCTCCAGCCCGTCCTTCCAGCGGGATCTGGGTGCACTTGCAGGAACATTGGGCCGGTCTTTGTCAGAAGTCGAGACAGAGACAAAAACCTATCTGGACGAAATGAGCGCGCGCCAGACGCCGGTTTCTCTCGACATTGCCATGGGGCTCTATCGCCGGGCCTGCCGTAGTCATCACGACGGCAACATAGATTATGATTCAGAGGAGCTGGAGCAGCTCCGTCAATGGATGGAGGAGGGGCCAGTCGTTCTGCTGGTCACTCATAAGTCCATGCTGGACACGATGGCTGTTTCAACCGTGCTCTTTGAGCACAACATCCCTGTACCGCTGACATTTGGGGGCATCAATCTCAATACGTTTGGCATTGGCCGCTTGGCCGCCAATTCAGGCGTCATATTCCTTCGTCGTGCGTTTCAGGACAATGACATCTACAAAGCGACGTTCCGTCGGTATGTGGATTATCTGGTTGAAAAGCGTTTCTCGCTTATGTGGGCGCTGGAAGGCACGCGCTCACGGACCGGCAAATTATTGCCGCCCCGCTATGGCCTGATGAACTATGTGGTTGAGAGCATTGTCCGAACCAAGACCCACGGGCTTCGGTTCGTGCCCGTTTCTGTGACCTATGACCAGATCACCGAAGTCGACGATTATGTCATCGAACAAAAGGGGCAGGACAAGAAACCCGAAGGCGCCAGCTGGTTCCTGAAATTCATCACTGGCAAAGGCTCTGATCACAAAATCTACGTCCGCTTCGGAGAGCCGGTTACCGCGCTGGATGTCTTGCCGGCCGAAAGCCTCAACGAGAACCTGCAGGATACGGACAAGAAGAAACTCGTCGAGCAGATTGCCATTCGCTCCGCCGTGCGTCTGAACGATGCGTCGCCGATCAACCTGACCTCCTTGCTGACCTTAATCCTGTTGGCGAACGGACCACGGGCCAGAACACTGGAGGGTTTGACCCGAACGGTCTGTTCCTGGATGGACCTGGTGGACAGTCGGAACGTTCCGGTTGTGGGTGGAAATGACAAGCTCCGCACGCCAAGCCAGATTGAAGCGACTCTGACCGCATTGGAAGAAAATGGAGTCGTGACCCGTCATGACTCAGGGCTCGGTGCCGTGTTCCACATTGCGGCTGGTCAATATCACAAGGCGGCTTACTACCGAAACACAGCGATCCATTTCTTTGTCACCGACGCCATTATTGAACTGGCACTGCTCCATGCGGCAGAACAGAAAGACACGGAGATGGCGTTCTGGCGTGAAGCCCTGGCGCTTCGCGACCTCTTGAAGTTTGAGTTCTATTTTGCCACCCGCGAAGACTTCCTGAAGGAAGTGCGCGAAAAAATGGCGGAACGGGACACCGATTGGCAGGCCCGCCTCCAGGAAGGTGAGGCGTCAGCCCGGACCCTCCTGGAAGCCCGTGAGCCGGTTGTCTCACAAGGTGTGCTTCGGTCCTTCATTGATGCCTACCAGGTGTTGGCCGATGCGCTGGTGCAGCGCGGTGGGCAACCCATTGAAAATAAAAAGGAATTCTTGCAGATCTGCATGACATACGGGGCCCAGGCCCATTTGCTGCAGCGGGTATTTTCTGAGGAGTCTCTTTCAAAGACCCTTTACGAAACTGCATATAAACTGGCGGATCATAGAGGTCTCATGGCCGAGAGCGGTGAAACCCTGACGAGTGACCGGAAGATTTTTGCTGATCAGGTGCGTTCTGTCAGCCGCCGCCTGGAGATTTTGTTGGGGCTGTCCATCAGCCGCCAGACGGATTAG
- a CDS encoding NAD(P)H-dependent glycerol-3-phosphate dehydrogenase (Derived by automated computational analysis using gene prediction method: Protein Homology.), which yields MNDQIRNRQERNNPMHLKVSVLGGGSWGTTVAALVVRNAETKLWLRNPDAATEVNVLNTNKKYLPDAKLPETLTATTSLEEAVAQADVIVMGIPSQQFRKVLEDAKPFIRPWVPVISLSKGLEQGTSLRMTEIISEVLPGHPPGVLTGPNLAREIMAGSAAASVLAMEDETVCNSLRSVFQSGLFRVYTNNDLIGCELGGALKNIIAIAVGMGDGLGAGDNTRAAVITRGLAELTRLGEALGGRAETFAGLAGMGDLVATCTSPQSRNRHVGEKLGKGQSLEQIIDEMHMVAEGVKSAPVVMKIAEEAGVTMPIAAEVFNVVQNGSTPQRAFRGLLRMAAGSEADPG from the coding sequence ATGAACGACCAGATCCGCAATCGCCAAGAGCGCAATAACCCGATGCATCTCAAAGTCAGCGTGCTAGGGGGCGGGTCCTGGGGCACCACCGTTGCCGCACTTGTTGTCCGCAATGCCGAGACAAAGCTCTGGCTGCGGAACCCTGATGCAGCCACGGAAGTTAACGTTCTCAATACGAACAAGAAGTACTTGCCAGATGCCAAACTGCCGGAAACCCTGACCGCGACAACATCCCTTGAGGAAGCGGTTGCCCAGGCAGACGTCATTGTGATGGGGATACCCTCCCAGCAATTCAGAAAAGTGCTCGAAGATGCAAAACCCTTCATCCGCCCATGGGTTCCGGTGATCAGCCTGTCTAAAGGGTTGGAGCAGGGTACATCATTAAGAATGACCGAAATCATTTCTGAAGTACTGCCCGGTCATCCGCCGGGCGTCCTCACCGGTCCCAACTTGGCACGCGAGATAATGGCGGGGTCAGCGGCCGCCAGTGTGCTTGCCATGGAAGACGAGACCGTCTGCAACTCACTTCGGTCAGTCTTTCAGTCAGGACTTTTCAGGGTCTACACGAACAACGACCTGATTGGCTGCGAACTGGGCGGCGCCTTAAAAAACATCATCGCGATTGCGGTCGGCATGGGTGATGGATTAGGTGCCGGGGACAATACCCGTGCGGCTGTTATCACCCGCGGCCTTGCCGAACTCACCCGGCTCGGTGAAGCGCTCGGCGGCCGGGCGGAAACTTTTGCAGGTCTGGCCGGGATGGGCGATCTGGTCGCGACCTGCACCAGTCCACAAAGTCGAAACCGTCATGTGGGCGAAAAACTCGGCAAAGGCCAGTCGCTTGAGCAGATCATCGACGAGATGCACATGGTGGCCGAAGGTGTGAAGAGTGCACCGGTGGTTATGAAGATTGCCGAAGAGGCAGGCGTCACCATGCCGATTGCCGCAGAAGTCTTCAACGTAGTGCAGAACGGTTCAACACCGCAGCGGGCGTTCCGCGGCTTGCTCAGAATGGCCGCCGGGTCAGAAGCTGATCCGGGTTAG